The Xiphophorus couchianus chromosome 5, X_couchianus-1.0, whole genome shotgun sequence genome includes a region encoding these proteins:
- the kif16ba gene encoding kinesin-like protein KIF16B isoform X3 — translation MASVRVVVRVRPMNRREKELEAKCIIRMEGSKTSITNLKVPEGVVGDSMRERIRTFTYDFSYDSTDGRSRAFVSQETVFGDLGSDVLKAAFEGYNACVFAYGQTGSGKSYTMMGVPGDAGLIPRICEGLFSRIADASRRDEASFRIEVSYLEIYNERVRDLLRRKSSHTYNLRVREHPKDGPYVEDLSKHLVQNYSDVEELMEAGNINRTTASTGMNDVSSRSHAIFTINFTQAKFDAEMPSETVSKIHLVDLAGSERADATGATGARLKEGGNINKSLVTLGNVISALADMAPDGGNANQKKKTVFVPYRDSVLTWLLKDSLGGNAKTIMIATISPADVNYGETLSTLRYANRAKNIINKPTVNEDSNVRLIRELRAEIARLKALLLQGNQIALLDSPTALSMEEKLHQNEARVLELTKEWTNKWNETQNILKEETLALRKEGIGVVLDSELPHLIGIDDDLLSTGIILYHLKEGRTYVGREDASGEQDIILHGLDLESEHCVFENQNGTVTLVPLGGAQCSVNGVLVAAPVQLNQGAVILLGRTNMFRFNHPKEAAKLREKRKSGLLSSFSLSMTDLSKSCENLSTVMLYNPGLEFERQQREELEKLEMKRRLIKEMEEKQLSEKAELERLQQEVESQRKESQEVQQRILRQEESLRRRSQDIESRLRDFLAEKERFEEERRSEVQEVALQRRKLQQEEEREVEEQTEICRELQRLQREREEQQARLEAERRRLEEQEREQLSLVSRLEEQLREAQEAAAALLARDDARRLEEERRALAEIREALLRAKEAAERTDGEDAAKEARSVQKQYLAFKEAQVDELRRLQEALQQQRELLQQEVTAERSSLQQLARSLKERQQRAPQDGGGQEETAVLRQAQHRLHFKERQLANMAASVLPALVEEQQRAQEVLQRRGGVAPAGLDNTLFQVEKELEETQDKLHLHWNGAQQLQQLQESCEFTANVARQEEKVRRKEREILAWREAQQREALEQAVARLERRHAALRPDRRHAQPDLRRVEQEIQELRRHISESENQNRAQSVGTEEKMGHSSSPVGHMQSLNPLLPLSDDSRINAYIEEEVQRRLRKMNFLNGGGVDLSVSCDSLRDEEEVSDCSSLRLTDEEEEKLQNINPRRLKYENACWSNLLAPPGFEANSHLDVQNVFEEPKTELLEPRGEKRLESSDKLLIEKHLDKEKWWEGEVNILGRKEFQAVCGPDCCYKATNQLSGTNNMTGYYILSNSEDLGKMLNKTFYSEKTINDQTFEDPELSKLQISHKQDSQEEVKGSVKLEAEDLSAHLYHQLEDLKNAKNQAQNVLSHAAQELDLSKLQGSGEELIESEQVWKADANEEMKQEVEKLLDCESRVSDDIDVQNQVEPFDSHISDDFINFGQDSKHDSYQPMNQMLDRKNVLDQLENVKNGADETERADKSELLKPQSSGSEFIISEQDPADAGNGPAKLEESDNGNNFLENLENVKNQRLNLEGDEELEQDKEVSAKQELTNRSYIWDYVSKVGSQTLHPWTTRESDLLKWLSSGRDYISSKQDTRSVSDETEEDGGDAAERVSSTRNNVWDYIAKVRNQTLHPWRSDGPESQDIHAISGLNKREENEKLVNMTTSKSNLWDYVTKVKNQALYPWRAGEAELPSGQPTTLQSSEKGSSQDPSETNRSHVLGYFTGKLSDVYKDAERRIQGTRDFIRNVGVDDMKYAVSQYVTMRSRDFPLIQTTKLAPKPHSVLENKVSLVDLSSTAQGIGLNAMSLWPKGSVSSIRNAGPEDFRPEEFYQSLIELPPALAQLHSLSFQQVIDRTEPLSSQRPGRRILSIFWLRAASFDQPSPEPVCLLLSEQDLTVVSAGQDSSDTLRLFHHFDLMEIREVQISLAGQHVRLIGSRDDSVLAVFTHNQELTQEFCKAVLKARCPETFSEVTESHPLLSQDLVALSLDWTSRVPDIVSDIGLNLTSRFKRVLADLLYIVHGNMDGPGKPSLADIRPLLYSSVRLHQDSLLQFLLTDTHVALLQEDGVFHPAPRGSSRVPVQPQFQGLKLRRRSDIRCLLVRRNEACFNVDIVFTNRNQQTPKRKVEPRRRSADVPSRGARCESWKLSFGCSAEAQILINHLCI, via the exons ATGGCGTCTGTCCGGGTGGTTGTGCGGGTCAGGCCGATGAACAGGCG GGAGAAAGAGCTGGAGGCCAAATGCATCATCAGGATGGAGGGAAGCAAGACCAGCATCACTAACCTGAAG GTCCCAGAGGGCGTGGTCGGCGACTCGATGAGGGAACGGATCAGAACCTTCACCTACGATTTCTCCTACGACTCGACGGACGGACGGAGCCGCGCCTTCGTCTCCCAGGAAACG GTGTTCGGGGACCTGGGCTCCGACGTGCTGAAGGCGGCCTTCGAGGGATACAACGCCTGCGTGTTCGCCTACGGACAGACCGGATCCGGGAAGTCCTACACCATGATGGGCGTCCCA GGCGACGCCGGTCTGATCCCCAGGATCTGCGAGGGTCTGTTCAGTCGGATCGCTGACGCGTCGCGGCGAGACGAAGCTTCGTTCCGCATCGAGGTCAG CTACCTGGAGATCTACAACGAGCGAGTCAGAGACCTGCTGAGGAGGAAGTCCAGCCACACCTACAACCTGCGGGTCCGCGAGCATCCCAAGGACGGGCCGTACGTGGAAG ACCTGTCCAAACACCTGGTGCAGAACTACAGCGACGTGGAGGAGCTGATGGAGGCGGGGAACATCAACCGTACCACCGCCAGCACCGGCATGAACGACGTCAGCAGCCGCTCCCACGCCATCTTCACCATCAACTTCACGCAG GCCAAGTTTGACGCAGAGATGCCGAGCGAGACGGTGAGTAAGATCCACCTGGTGGACCTGGCCGGCAGCGAGCGCGCCGACGCCACCGGCGCCACCGGCGCCCGGCTGAAGGAGGGCGGGAACATCAACAAGTCGCTGGTCACGCTGGGAAATGTCATCTCCGCTCTGG CCGACATGGCGCCGGACGGCGGGAACGCcaaccagaagaagaagacggtTTTCGTCCCCTACAGAGACTCGGTGCTGACCTGGCTGCTGAAGGACAGCCTGGGCGGGAACGCCAAGACCATCATGATCGCAA CCATCTCCCCCGCCGACGTGAACTACGGCGAGACGCTCAGCACTCTGCGCTACGCCAACCGAGCCAAGAACATCATCAACAAACCCACCGTCAACGAGGACTCCAACGTCCGGCTGATCAGGGAGCTGCGGGCGGAGATCGCCCGGCTCAAggcgctgctgctgcagggaaaCCAG ATCGCTCTGCTGGACTCGCCCACGGCTCTGAGCATGGAGGAGAAGCTGCACCAGAACGAGGCCCGG GTTCTGGAGCTGACCAAGGAGTGGACCAACAAATGGAACGAGACGCAGAACATCCTGAAG GAGGAGACGCTGGCTCTGAGGAAGGAGGGCATCGGCGTGGTTCTGGACTCGGAGCTGCCTCACCTCATTGGCATCGACGACGACCTGCTCAGCACCGGCATCATCCTTTACCACCTGAAG GAGGGACGGACGTACGTGGGCCGGGAGGACGCATCCGGCGAACAGGACATCA TTCTGCACGGCCTGGACCTGGAGAGCGAGCACTGTGTGTTTGAGAACCAGAACGGGACGGTTACCCTGGTGCCGCTCGGCGGGGCTCAGTGTTCAGTCAACGGGGTTCTGGTGGCGGCGCCGGTCCAACTCAACCAGG GAGCCGTTATTCTGCTGGGCCGGACCAACATGTTTCGCTTCAACCATCCGAAGGAAGCGGCCAAGCTCAGGGAGAAAAGGAAG AGCGGCCTCCTGTCCTCGTTCAGCCTGTCCATGACGGACCTGTCCAAGTCCTGTGAGAACCTGTCCACCGTGATGCTCTACAACCCGGG GCTGGAGTTCgagaggcagcagagagaagagCTGGAGAAGCTGGAGATGAAGAG GAGGCTGATCAAGGAGATGGAGGAGAAGCAGCTGAGTGAGAAGGCGGAGCTGGAGCGCCTCCAGCAGGAGGTGGAGAGTCAGCGCAAGGAGTCGCAGGAGGTGCAGCAGCGCATCCTGCGGCAGGAGGAGAGCCTGCGCCGCCGCAGCCAGGACATCGAGAGCCGCCTGCGGGACTTCCTTGCCGAGAAGGAGCGCTTCGAGGAGGAGCGGCGCTCTGAGGTCCAGGAGGTGGCGCTGCAGCGCAGGaagttgcagcaggaggaggaacgAGAGGTGGAGGAGCAGACGGAGATCTGCCGCGAGCTGCAGCGGCTGCAGAGGGAGCGCGAGGAGCAGCAGGCGCGCCTGGAGGCGGAGCGGCGGCggctggaggagcaggagcgGGAGCAGCTGAGTCTGGTCTCCCggctggaggagcagctgcgGGAGGCACAGGAGGCGGCGGCAGCGCTGCTGGCCAGAGATGATGCGCGGCGCTTGGAGGAGGAGCGGCGTGCGCTGGCGGAGATCAGGGAGGCGCTGCTGCGCGCCAAGGAAGCCGCCGAGCGCACGGACGGCGAGGACGCCGCTAAGGAGGCGCGCTCTGTCCAGAAGCAGTACCTCGCCTTCAAGGAGGCGCAGGTGGACGAGCTGCGGCGGCTGCAGGAggcgctgcagcagcagagggagctgctgcagcaggaggtgACAGCAGAGAGGAGCTCGCTGCAGCAGCTCGCACGCAGCCTGAAGGAACGCCAGCAGAGGGCACCGCAGGATGGCGGCGGCCAGGAGGAGACGGCGGTGCTCCGCCAGGCGCAGCACCGCCTGCACTTCAAGGAGCGGCAGCTGGCCAACATGGCCGCCAGTGTGCTGCCGGCGCTcgtggaggagcagcagcggGCGCAGGAGGTGCTGCAGCGGCGCGGTGGCGTGGCGCCGGCCGGCCTGGACAACACGCTGTTCCAGGTGgagaaggagctggaggagacgCAGGACAAGCTGCACCTGCACTGGAACGGCgcgcagcagctgcagcagctgcaggagagcTGCGAGTTCACGGCCAACGTGGCGCGGCAGGAGGAGAAGGTCCggcgcaaggagagggagatcCTGGCCTGGAGGGAGGCGCAGCAGCGGGAGGCGCTGGAGCAGGCCGTGGCCCGGCTGGAGCGCCGCCACGCCGCCCTGAGGCCCGACCGGCGCCACGCCCAGCCGGACCTCCGCAG GGTGGAGCAGGAGATCCAGGAGCTGCGGCGGCACATCAGCGAGAGcgagaaccagaaccgggcccaGTCGGTCGGAACCGAGGAGAAGATGGGTCACAGCAGCTCCCCGGTCGGACACATGCAGAGTCTGAACCCGCTGCTGCCGCTGTCTGATGACAG CAGGATCAACGCCTACATCGAGGAGGAAGTGCAGCGACGACTGAGGAAGATGAACTTCCTGAACGGCGGCGGCGTGGATCTGTCCGTGTCCTGCGACTCTCTCAGG GACGAGGAGGAAGTTAGCGACTGTAGCTCTCTTAGGCTAACAGACGAG gaagaggaaaaactgcagaacatAAATCCACGAAGGCTGAAGTATGAG AACGCCTGCTGGTCTAACCTCCTGGCTCCTCCGGGGTTTGAGGCAAACTCGCACCTCGACGTCCAGAACGTGTTTGAGGAACCAAAGACTGAACTCCTGGAGCCTCGGGGAGAAAAACGGCTGGAGTCCTCTGATAAACTCCTGATCGAAAAACATCTGGACAAGGAAAAATGGTGGGAAGGAGAAGTAAACATTCTTGGAAGGAAGGAGTTCCAAGCTGTTTGTGGCCCTGATTGTTGCTACAAAGCGACCAACCAACTGAGTGGAACCAACAACATGACCGGTTATTATATCCTCTCTAATTCTGAGGATCTGGGGAAAAtgttgaacaaaacattttattctgagaaAACAATCAATGATCAGACATTTGAAGACCCAGAACTTTCAAAGCTTCAGATCAGTCACAAACAAGATTCACAAGAAGAGGTCAAAGGTTCAGTGAAGCTGGAAGCAGAGGATTTATCGGCCCATCTGTACCACCAATTAGAGGATCTCAAAAATGCCAAGAACCAAGCCCAGAACGTTCTCAGTCATGCAGCACAGGAGTTGGATCTTTCAAAACTGCAAGGTTCTGGCGAGGAGTTAATAGAGTCTGAGCAAGTTTGGAAAGCCGACGCTAACGAAGAGATGAAGCAAGAAGTGGAGAAGCTCCTGGACTGTGAGAGCCGTGTTTCAGACGACATCGACGTTCAAAATCAGGTGGAACCTTTCGATTCTCACATCTCTGACGATTTTATCAACTTTGGACAGGACTCAAAACATGACTCCTACCAACCGATGAACCAAATGTTGGATAGGAAGAACGTTTTAGACCAGCTTGAAAATGTCAAGAATGGAGCTGATGAAACAGAGAGAGCAGATAAGTCTGAACTGTTAAAGCCTCAAAGCTCTGGCAGCGAGTTTATCATCTCTGAGCAAGATCCAGCAGACGCCGGCAATGGTCCAGCTAAGCTAGAGGAGTCAGACAATGGGAACAACTTCCTGGAGAAccttgaaaatgtcaaaaatcaaaGGTTAAACCTGGAAGGCGATGAAGAGTTGGAACAAGACAAAGAGGTATCAGCAAAGCAAGAACTGACCAACAGGAGCTACATTTGGGATTATGTTTCTAAAGTCGGGAGCCAAACTCTGCACCCGTGGACGACCAGAGAGTCTGACCTGCTCAAGTGGCTGAGTTCTGGTCGAGACTATATCAGCTCCAAGCAGGACACGAGGTCAGTCAGTGATGAAACAGAAGAAGACGGAGGTGATGCTGCAGAAAGGGTATCCTCCACCAGGAATAACGTTTGGGATTATATTGCAAAGGTTAGGAATCAAACCCTTCACCCCTGGAGGTCAGATGGGCCTGAGAGTCAGGATATCCATGCCATCAGTGGTCTCAACAAAcgagaggaaaatgaaaaactagTGAACATGACGACCAGTAAGTCAAACCTTTGGGACTATGTTACAAAAGTCAAGAACCAGGCCTTGTACCCGTGGAGAGCAGGGGAAGCAGAACTTCCCAGCGGTCAACCAACAACATTACAGAGCTCAGAAAAAGGTTCCAGCCAAGATCCAAGTGAGACGAACAGGAGCCACGTTTTAGGATACTTCACAGGAAAACTTTCAGATGTTTACAAAGATGCAGAGAGACGAATTCAGGGCACAAGAGATTTCATCCGAAATGTGGGAGTCGACGATATGAAGTATGCCGTTTCTCAGTACGTCACCATGAGGTCCAGGGATTTTCCACTGATCCAGACAACAAAACTTGCACCAAAACCTCACTCTGTTCTGGAAAACAAAGTCTCCTTGGTGGATCTGTCCAGTACCGCTCAAGGGATTGGTTTGAATGCCATGTCATTGTGGCCGAAGGGCTCTGTGTCCTCGATCAGAAATGCCGGTCCAGAGGACTTCCGCCCAGAGGAGTTTTATCAGAGTCTAATTGAGTTGCCACCAGCTCTGGCACAGCTTCATAGTCTGTCATTCCAGCAGGTCATTGACAGAACTGAACCTCTGTCTTCTCAAAGACCAGGTAGGAGGATCCTGAGCATCTTCTGGCTCAGAGCGGCTAGCTTTGACCAACCCAGTCCAGAACCAGTCTGCCTCCTTCTGTCAGAACAGGACCTGACGGTAGTTTCAGCTGGCCAGGACTCATCGGACACCCTCCGTCTCTTCCATCACTTTGACCTTATGGAGATCCGGGAGGTCCAGATCAGCTTGGCAGGGCAGCATGTCCGTCTGATCGGATCCAGGGATGACTCGGTTCTGGCGGTCTTCACTCACAACCAGGAGCTCACACAGGAGTTCTGTAAGGCGGTGCTGAAGGCTCGCTGTCCGGAGACGTTCTCTGAGGTGACGGAGAGTCACCCGCTGCTGTCGCAGGACCTCGTGGCTCTGTCTCTGGATTGGACCTCCCGGGTTCCTGACATCGTCTCAGACATTGGTCTGAACCTCACTTCCAGGTTCAAGCGGGTCCTAGCGGACCTGCTCTACATCGTCCACGGGAACATGGACGGCCCCGGCAAACCTTCCCTGGCGGACATTCGTCCTCTGCTCTACAGCAGCGTCCGGCTGCACCAGGACTCTCTGCTCCAGTTCCTCCTGACCGACACTCACGTTGCTCTCCTGCAGGAGGACGGAGTGTTTCACCCGGCGCCGCGGGGCTCCAGCCGGGTTCCCGTCCAGCCGCAGTTCCAGGGACTGAAGCTGCGGCGGCGTTCGGACATCCGGTGTCTGCTGGTCAGGAGGAACGAGGCCTGCTTCAACGTCGACATCGTCTTCACGAATCGCAATCAGCAAACTCCGAAACGGAAGGTGGAGCCAAGGCGGCGCTCCGCCGACGTTCCCTCCCGCGGCGCTCGGTGTGAATCCTGGAAGTTAAGTTTCGGCTGCTCTGCAGAAGCTCAGATCCTCATCAACCATCTGTGCATCTGA